TTTTATCTTTTCTATAGCAGCCTGCTCTCCATTATCTGTACTCCTGTTATTGACAATTATCGCTTCTGAAATATATTTTTTTATTTCACCATTCAACTGATCTAAAACTCTTACAATCTGCTTTTCACAGTTATACATTGGGATAAAAACCAGTATTTTTTCTTTCATCTCTAAATCCTTTCTATCAATAATTTCATTACCAAAAAGTTCAAACACATCGTTACTGGAGTTACTATAATCTTAGCAGCCATCGCAGAAAAATTGCCAATGATACTTCCACTAAAAGTCTGATACAACCCTGCTGCAATTATCGCTAAAAGCTGCGACACCAATAATATCAATATGATCTGATATAAAATATAAATTACAAATTTTACTTTCAGAGGAATTCCGCCATCCTTTTGTACAAATGTTTTTCTGGTAGATACACAAAATACAAAGCATACTGCGACCAGTGAACTGATCATATTATTCACTGCAACATAGGATGACCTTAAATTCAACAGATTAAATATTACAAAATCCATGATCCAGCCAATTCCACTGATTCCAACAAATGCAATTCCCTGCTTTAATAATTTTCTCATACTCTTTTTTCCCTGTTAAGCAAAGCCCCTGACTACAAAAACTGATGCTCCAGATTTCTCTGCTGCCTCTATTCCAACATCCGAATCTTCAAAAATAATTGTATTATCTTTTGAAATCTTATAATAATCCATGGCCTTACAAAATCCTTCCGGATCCGGTTTTTTCTTTTTTACATCTTCCTGCGAAATAATAAGATCAAACTCATCAAGACGATTATGATATTTTAATATATCCTCACTGTTTTTTCTCGAAGCAGTCGTAACCAGAACAATATAATACTCGTTACGAATTGCTTTTATAATCTCAAATAAGTGTTTGTTTTCCACTGTTTCTGAAAGGAAATCACCATAATATTTCTTTTTTAATTCATGCACTTCTTCCATATGGGTCTCACTCTGCATAATCTCTGGAAGAAATGTTTTATAATGTCTCCCATTACACTGATTTGCAAAATACTCATAATCCATCGTATATCCAAACTGTTCTAATGCTTTTTGATATGAAAGAAAATTGACTCTTCTCGTATCATATAATGTTCCATCCAGATCAAATAGTGCCAGTCGTGTCTTCATCTATTGTTCCTCTTCAAAATTATTGATAACATCATTCAT
The Roseburia rectibacter DNA segment above includes these coding regions:
- a CDS encoding GtrA family protein; amino-acid sequence: MRKLLKQGIAFVGISGIGWIMDFVIFNLLNLRSSYVAVNNMISSLVAVCFVFCVSTRKTFVQKDGGIPLKVKFVIYILYQIILILLVSQLLAIIAAGLYQTFSGSIIGNFSAMAAKIIVTPVTMCLNFLVMKLLIERI
- a CDS encoding HAD family hydrolase, giving the protein MKTRLALFDLDGTLYDTRRVNFLSYQKALEQFGYTMDYEYFANQCNGRHYKTFLPEIMQSETHMEEVHELKKKYYGDFLSETVENKHLFEIIKAIRNEYYIVLVTTASRKNSEDILKYHNRLDEFDLIISQEDVKKKKPDPEGFCKAMDYYKISKDNTIIFEDSDVGIEAAEKSGASVFVVRGFA